Proteins from a genomic interval of Alteromonas macleodii ATCC 27126:
- a CDS encoding general secretion pathway protein GspB, with protein sequence MSNIVAIDHLKPGMVIVQITKQNGPVKIRKSGLVTSDAMVQGLSEMGVQEVEIDPEQTVEIAPTVHHRTQTQALLRGEHDTTAKFDKSLNEQFNRSLFLPTVEGLPSAWKLYTKQVALFAVVILGGLCIGFSAATAKRWWPMLTAPASVPVADSESSVSQVEASGGASALTTTQSSNEAPGTSSNKSEQVSSNIQGSGQSAGLNETANTAVNANVSNGGAAQQGTQANAMVNNQSVGNLAATQNTDLGAVPNTNPNTTGTQNRYNNDVSQRSGAEPSSGYERSSSMDTRQTETSGNYEGRVLNEATSQSDVSVSPELMARFNAAVEALDSKAQDNKPAEEQTRVTVKDELPRVDQLPVRLLTRLPTMNFSAHMYASRPADRWVRVNGRQIGEGDWIADRVQIVNIEAQRVVLAFEDEIFTMAALTDW encoded by the coding sequence ATGTCTAATATCGTCGCCATTGACCATTTAAAACCCGGTATGGTGATTGTTCAAATTACCAAGCAAAATGGGCCAGTTAAAATTAGAAAGTCGGGTTTAGTGACAAGCGATGCTATGGTGCAGGGCTTGTCTGAAATGGGCGTGCAAGAGGTCGAAATAGACCCTGAGCAAACCGTGGAAATAGCGCCGACAGTTCATCATAGAACTCAGACCCAAGCTTTGCTTCGGGGCGAGCACGACACTACCGCCAAATTTGATAAATCCCTTAACGAGCAGTTTAATCGAAGCTTGTTTTTACCCACAGTAGAAGGGCTTCCGTCAGCATGGAAGCTTTACACCAAGCAAGTTGCGCTTTTTGCCGTCGTTATTCTTGGTGGTTTATGCATTGGCTTTTCCGCCGCTACGGCAAAACGCTGGTGGCCAATGCTAACTGCACCCGCTTCTGTACCGGTGGCAGACTCTGAAAGCTCAGTTTCACAGGTTGAAGCAAGCGGAGGCGCTTCAGCGCTTACGACCACGCAAAGTAGTAATGAAGCACCAGGCACTTCAAGCAACAAAAGTGAACAGGTATCTTCTAACATTCAGGGAAGTGGGCAAAGCGCAGGTTTAAATGAAACTGCTAACACAGCGGTAAATGCCAACGTTAGTAACGGCGGTGCAGCTCAGCAAGGCACGCAAGCGAACGCTATGGTAAATAACCAGTCTGTTGGCAACTTAGCTGCAACACAAAATACTGATTTAGGTGCAGTTCCAAATACAAACCCAAACACAACAGGTACTCAGAATCGCTACAATAACGACGTGTCCCAACGTTCTGGCGCCGAGCCAAGTAGTGGATATGAGCGTAGCTCTTCAATGGATACAAGACAAACTGAGACTTCAGGGAATTATGAAGGGAGAGTATTAAATGAAGCTACGTCTCAATCTGACGTATCCGTGTCACCAGAACTCATGGCCCGTTTTAATGCTGCCGTTGAAGCGCTAGACTCAAAGGCACAAGATAATAAACCCGCTGAAGAGCAAACAAGGGTGACGGTTAAAGACGAACTACCCCGTGTAGATCAGTTACCCGTTCGCTTGTTAACACGACTTCCAACCATGAACTTTAGCGCGCATATGTATGCGTCTCGTCCTGCCGATAGGTGGGTGAGAGTCAATGGCCGTCAAATAGGTGAGGGTGACTGGATTGCTGATAGAGTGCAAATCGTCAATATTGAAGCGCAACGTGTGGTGCTTGCTTTCGAAGATGAGATTTTTACTATGGCAGCATTAACCGATTGGTAA
- a CDS encoding HD-GYP domain-containing protein — MLEQVPIDDLQPGMYVNQVLEQTGSLKMRSKGIVKTQAIIDSLKSKGILSVEVDLAKSKLPEPAVPTEPAKEKEPEVTKPVVKPVGRDSINEANELYSSAIAIQSSFLKSLKNGAVKDLSPMESLSQSLIESVFDNKDALSCLTMIKDTDQYLLEHSINCSVLSGIFCEFLGYDRDTTEQVSLGALLMDIGMSSLPDEIRNNTGEFSSDDWEVMKTHVEIGADLVEQCGDISDLSLRIIEEHHERVDGSGYPRGLVGDEISEFARIAAIVDAYDAMTSNRTHKNSITPTQALKRLTATENLDQELVKQFIQCIGVHPVGSLVRLKSGKLGIVSKINPKDPVSPHVMTFYSVTSQHFNEVKRVDLSQYDDEIVSGVRPEEFSLNLPKFFKDVFINQMPL; from the coding sequence ATGCTAGAACAGGTACCCATTGATGATTTGCAGCCAGGAATGTACGTCAATCAAGTACTTGAACAAACAGGTTCACTTAAAATGCGCTCTAAAGGCATTGTGAAAACCCAAGCCATTATTGATAGTCTAAAATCGAAAGGTATTTTAAGCGTCGAAGTAGATCTTGCGAAATCTAAGCTGCCCGAGCCAGCTGTACCAACCGAGCCAGCTAAAGAAAAAGAGCCTGAAGTGACTAAACCGGTTGTTAAGCCAGTGGGTCGTGATTCAATTAACGAAGCCAACGAGCTTTACAGCAGCGCAATTGCCATTCAAAGCAGCTTTTTAAAGTCGCTTAAAAATGGGGCGGTAAAAGATTTGTCTCCCATGGAGTCGCTATCGCAAAGCCTGATCGAAAGTGTATTTGATAATAAAGATGCGCTGAGCTGCCTGACTATGATCAAGGATACCGACCAGTACCTTCTTGAGCACAGTATTAATTGCAGTGTACTAAGCGGCATTTTCTGTGAGTTTCTTGGCTATGACAGAGATACCACAGAGCAAGTGAGTTTAGGTGCCCTATTGATGGATATCGGCATGTCTTCCCTGCCAGATGAAATTCGCAATAATACAGGCGAATTTTCCAGTGATGATTGGGAAGTGATGAAAACTCACGTTGAAATTGGTGCTGACCTAGTTGAACAGTGTGGCGATATTTCTGACCTATCGCTACGCATCATTGAAGAGCACCACGAGCGCGTCGATGGAAGCGGCTACCCGAGAGGATTGGTTGGTGACGAAATCTCAGAGTTCGCGCGTATTGCTGCCATTGTGGATGCATACGATGCCATGACATCTAATCGTACGCACAAAAACAGTATCACGCCTACTCAGGCGCTAAAGCGACTAACTGCGACAGAGAACTTAGACCAAGAATTGGTAAAACAATTTATCCAGTGTATTGGCGTGCACCCTGTTGGCTCCTTGGTGAGGTTAAAGAGCGGTAAATTAGGTATTGTTAGCAAAATCAACCCTAAAGACCCCGTAAGCCCTCACGTTATGACCTTTTACAGCGTTACGTCGCAGCATTTCAATGAAGTGAAACGCGTTGATTTAAGTCAGTACGACGATGAGATTGTGTCAGGCGTTCGCCCCGAAGAGTTTAGTTTGAACTTACCAAAATTCTTTAAAGACGTTTTCATCAATCAGATGCCGCTGTAG
- the leuD gene encoding 3-isopropylmalate dehydratase small subunit, producing the protein MSEQGFTQHTGIAAPLDQANVDTDQIIPKQFLTGVTRAGYGKHLFHDWRYLDLEEKEPNPAFALNKPEHKGASLLLARENFGCGSSREHAPWALADFGFKTVIATSFADIFYGNCINNQLVPVALSSEQMDALFAAVKADPATKITVDLPAQTVSFNDTSFSFDIAEHHKNNLIKGLDAIGQTLELTSAIEAFEDKQPAWL; encoded by the coding sequence ATGTCTGAACAAGGTTTTACACAACACACAGGCATTGCTGCGCCGCTTGATCAGGCCAATGTCGATACCGACCAAATTATTCCAAAACAGTTTCTAACTGGCGTAACACGTGCTGGCTACGGCAAACATTTGTTTCACGACTGGCGTTATTTGGATTTAGAAGAGAAAGAGCCAAACCCAGCGTTCGCGCTGAATAAGCCTGAGCACAAAGGTGCGAGTCTGTTGCTAGCTCGCGAAAACTTTGGTTGTGGATCAAGCCGAGAACACGCGCCGTGGGCACTTGCCGACTTTGGATTTAAAACGGTTATTGCCACCAGCTTTGCTGATATTTTTTACGGCAACTGCATTAATAATCAGCTAGTGCCTGTGGCATTATCAAGCGAGCAAATGGACGCTTTGTTTGCTGCAGTGAAGGCAGACCCGGCAACTAAGATCACCGTTGATCTTCCAGCGCAAACAGTAAGTTTTAACGATACAAGCTTCAGCTTCGATATTGCTGAGCATCACAAAAACAACCTTATTAAAGGCTTAGATGCTATCGGTCAAACGCTTGAACTCACAAGTGCTATAGAAGCCTTCGAAGATAAACAGCCCGCGTGGTTGTAA
- the leuB gene encoding 3-isopropylmalate dehydrogenase, with the protein MSQYSIAVLAGDGIGPEVMQEANKVLDAVEKKFNVTLNRTAYPVGGYAIDTEGEALPSKTLLGCEQADAILFGSIGGPKWDTLPLEQRPERAALLTLRSHFDLFSNLRPARIYPGLESLSPLREDIAKSGIDVLVVRELTSGIYFGQPKGREGEGEEEFAYDTMRYSKREIRRIAIAAFEAAQKRRGKVTSVDKANVLVTSRLWREIAEEVAKDYPDVELDHIYIDNATMQIMKNPAQFDVMLCSNLFGDIVSDECAMMTGSMGLLPSASMNEEGFGLYEPAGGSAPDIAGQGIANPIAQILSAAMMLRFSMNLNDAADAIEKAVVATLEAGVLTGELLPSDKRSQAASTSQVGDEIVKQLMAQE; encoded by the coding sequence ATGAGCCAGTATTCAATTGCCGTATTAGCCGGAGACGGTATCGGCCCAGAAGTTATGCAGGAAGCCAATAAGGTTTTAGATGCTGTTGAAAAGAAGTTTAACGTCACCCTCAACCGTACTGCATATCCTGTAGGTGGCTACGCCATTGATACTGAAGGCGAAGCGCTACCCTCAAAAACGCTTTTGGGCTGTGAGCAAGCCGATGCGATCTTGTTTGGCAGCATCGGTGGCCCTAAGTGGGACACCTTGCCGTTAGAGCAACGTCCTGAGCGCGCTGCACTACTTACCCTTCGCAGCCATTTTGACCTGTTCAGTAACTTACGCCCAGCTCGCATTTATCCGGGCCTTGAAAGCCTGTCTCCCCTTCGTGAAGACATTGCTAAATCAGGCATAGACGTTTTAGTTGTGCGCGAGTTAACCAGCGGTATTTACTTTGGTCAGCCTAAGGGCCGAGAAGGTGAAGGCGAAGAAGAGTTCGCGTATGACACCATGCGCTATAGCAAACGTGAAATTCGCCGTATTGCTATTGCAGCGTTTGAAGCAGCACAGAAGCGTCGCGGCAAAGTGACGTCGGTGGACAAAGCCAACGTACTGGTAACCAGCCGCTTATGGCGTGAAATTGCTGAAGAAGTGGCAAAAGACTATCCAGATGTAGAGCTAGACCACATCTATATCGACAACGCCACTATGCAAATAATGAAGAATCCGGCGCAGTTCGATGTGATGCTGTGTTCAAACCTTTTTGGCGATATCGTTTCTGATGAATGCGCTATGATGACGGGCTCTATGGGCTTGTTGCCATCGGCAAGCATGAACGAGGAAGGCTTTGGCCTTTATGAGCCAGCAGGTGGTTCGGCTCCAGATATTGCAGGCCAAGGCATTGCTAACCCTATCGCACAAATTTTATCGGCCGCCATGATGCTGCGTTTCAGCATGAACTTGAATGATGCTGCCGACGCAATTGAAAAGGCAGTAGTGGCAACGCTAGAAGCAGGTGTACTTACAGGCGAGTTACTTCCTTCTGACAAACGCAGCCAAGCGGCAAGCACGTCACAAGTGGGCGATGAAATCGTTAAACAATTAATGGCGCAGGAGTAA
- the leuA gene encoding 2-isopropylmalate synthase: protein MTNQVKIFDTTLRDGEQALPASLSAKEKLQIALALERLGVDIIEAGFPVSSPGDFRSVQMIAKEVKNSIVCGLSRALPGDIDACGQALSVAEQFRIHTFIATSEIHVGAKLRKSQDEIVDMAVAAVKHARKYTDDVEFSCEDAGRTHIDYLCRMVEAAISAGATTVNIPDTVGYTTPTEFGGIIQQLFNRVPNIDKATISVHCHNDLGLAVANSLAAVEQGARQVECTINGIGERAGNASLEEIAMILQTRKNMLGFETNINSTEISRTSKLVSQLCNMPVQSNKAIVGANAFSHSSGIHQDGVLKAQNTYEIMTPESVGINKNNLNLTSRSGRHVIKHRLTELGYKTEDYDLEAVYDAFLKLADKKGQVYDYDLEALLFFDKQKHDQAHFQLLYLQANSGREIIPSATVKMKVGTEEITQSSIGNGPVDAAYKAIMSILGHEDLEVVDFKLDSKGEGADALAQVSVIATYKGRRFHGIGLATDIVEAGVKALIFVLNNTYLADQIDQQKNQQERVAGV, encoded by the coding sequence ATGACAAATCAAGTGAAGATCTTTGATACCACATTGCGAGACGGCGAGCAGGCCTTACCTGCAAGTCTAAGTGCCAAAGAGAAATTGCAGATCGCGCTGGCGCTCGAACGGTTAGGCGTTGACATCATTGAGGCAGGCTTTCCTGTCTCTTCACCCGGCGATTTTCGCTCTGTACAAATGATTGCCAAAGAAGTTAAGAACTCCATCGTTTGTGGCCTATCTCGCGCATTGCCGGGTGATATTGATGCATGCGGACAAGCATTAAGCGTTGCTGAGCAATTCAGAATTCACACCTTCATCGCAACGTCAGAGATTCACGTAGGTGCCAAGCTTCGCAAGTCACAAGATGAAATTGTAGATATGGCCGTAGCCGCGGTGAAACATGCACGTAAGTATACTGACGATGTAGAGTTTTCCTGTGAAGATGCGGGGCGTACCCATATTGATTACCTATGCCGAATGGTTGAAGCCGCTATTAGCGCTGGCGCGACGACGGTGAATATTCCGGACACCGTAGGCTACACAACACCTACAGAGTTTGGCGGTATTATTCAGCAATTGTTTAATCGCGTTCCAAATATCGATAAAGCAACCATTTCAGTGCATTGTCACAACGACTTGGGCTTAGCGGTAGCAAATTCATTAGCAGCTGTTGAGCAAGGTGCCAGACAGGTTGAATGTACGATAAACGGTATTGGCGAGCGTGCTGGTAATGCTTCACTTGAAGAAATTGCTATGATCTTGCAAACCCGTAAGAACATGTTGGGCTTTGAAACTAACATTAATTCTACCGAAATATCGCGCACATCTAAGCTAGTCAGCCAGCTTTGTAATATGCCAGTTCAATCAAACAAGGCCATTGTTGGCGCAAATGCGTTTAGCCATTCATCTGGTATTCACCAAGACGGTGTCTTAAAAGCGCAAAATACCTATGAAATTATGACTCCAGAAAGTGTGGGTATTAATAAGAACAACCTAAACTTAACGTCACGTTCTGGCCGTCATGTGATTAAGCATCGCTTAACCGAACTTGGCTATAAAACCGAAGACTATGACTTAGAAGCGGTGTATGACGCATTCTTAAAGTTAGCGGATAAAAAAGGCCAAGTATACGATTACGACCTTGAAGCCTTGTTGTTCTTCGATAAGCAAAAACACGACCAAGCACACTTCCAGTTGCTTTATCTTCAAGCTAATTCAGGCCGTGAAATCATTCCAAGTGCTACCGTTAAAATGAAAGTGGGCACTGAAGAGATTACCCAGTCTAGTATTGGAAACGGCCCGGTAGATGCGGCTTATAAGGCCATCATGTCTATACTAGGTCACGAAGATTTAGAAGTTGTCGACTTTAAATTAGATTCAAAAGGTGAAGGTGCCGACGCTTTGGCGCAAGTGAGCGTTATCGCTACATATAAAGGCCGTCGTTTCCATGGAATCGGCTTGGCTACAGATATTGTGGAAGCCGGCGTTAAAGCCCTTATCTTTGTATTAAACAACACATATTTAGCCGATCAAATTGATCAGCAAAAAAATCAACAAGAACGCGTTGCAGGAGTATAA